A window of Hevea brasiliensis isolate MT/VB/25A 57/8 chromosome 14, ASM3005281v1, whole genome shotgun sequence contains these coding sequences:
- the LOC131173350 gene encoding uncharacterized protein LOC131173350: protein MATKLAPPLLTLLLLLLLFQLGFGVKSRLAVDAGLRSSRDSKLHVGEVYALKAVISGLGLDMDPNGVCKTCDPGFVIKCNCSFKNNTECHIKYMKIKSGIDLSNGTIHDYISNFTLLETL, encoded by the exons ATGGCTACTAAGCTTGCTCCGCCCCTCCtcacccttcttcttcttcttcttcttttccaaCTTGGCTTTGGTGTCAAATCTCGCCTAGCGGTGGACGCAGGGCTCAGGTCCTCTAGAGATTCAAAATTGCATGTTGGCGAAG TTTATGCTCTTAAAGCGGTGATATCAGGATTGGGTTTAGACATGGATCCAAACGGGGTTTGCAAAACTTGTGACCCTGGATTTGTGATCAAATGCAATTGCAGCTTCAAAAACAATACTGAGTGTCACATCAAATACATGAA aataaAATCGGGCATAGACTTGAGCAATGGAACTATCCATGACTATATTTCTAACTTCACCCTTTTGGAGACTCTGTAA